The following are from one region of the Ischnura elegans chromosome 12, ioIscEleg1.1, whole genome shotgun sequence genome:
- the LOC124169548 gene encoding uncharacterized protein K02A2.6-like: MRRTTSSAPDSCVVRTWECRPCGRKGHIAKVCRMDSACIHRVSGSHDEGVAAEGVSLEDEGGINGIHSTGEVGKVMGPAVCQCTLLVEGIQIVFEIYSGAAVPVMGLSQFQALFPKIPSRKCYLRLKPASGAELGVEGQAMISVTIGKVNPGEEKVFRLRLFVINSELPYWEGHVFDSNRQAKISYFKAYMVMKPGVAPIFRKAYDVPFKIRDWVKEEIDKLVEQGIFEPVRHSQWASPLVVDPKKNGELRLCIDYKSTVNTVIELDQYLLPRLDDILSGLSGGKVFVTLSVMDSVFQGVEGIQCYIDDVVIAGKSLRNGQAKSEAVMARLDRYGIRVNLEKCEFFKPSINYLEHKIEESGIRPIEGKLNAILNCPRPTTVQQSKSYLDAQVLRRILGPKVGIPTLAASRLQRWAIILAAYDYNVIYRKTVENADMLSRLPLPTEMMEDTECIVQIESPLNTLEIQVSTEQDTPLQKVKTYTLSGWPEQNEESLKPCFIRRSELSLSQGCLCWGNRVVIPVALREYVLKLLHEQHVGIARMKLLARSQVWWPGIDNGIKELAGYEILILVDSFSQWIEAGPMSNPNAQSTIKKLRGFMAMFGISLELVTDNGPPFQSSKFIGFCRANGIKVTKGPPYHPSSNGLAERGVRTVKESLGKQVVEMLVNHFSETPRVLTRDELEGMIMNFLGVYRNTPNAISRVTQASLILKHQPRSFLSMLNPIFNRRGLIWGKAEPAKSAGMGTFPKFSLFGEVLVKNPKAGLLHFLRGEIKGCLSKTTYQVRLPTGERMVHVYQLKKFTASKAKHPQKLSSANHLWWTPLPITSPPQPNGQGKEKSGYNGMNLAVRTPLPAKGRQPV; this comes from the exons ATGAGGAGGACAACGTCATCAGCCCCGGACTCCTGCGTGGTGCGGACGTGGGAATGCCGACCTTGCGGGAGGAAGGGGCACATCGCCAAGGTGTGCAGAATGGACTCCGCCTGTATTCACAGAGTAAGCGGCAGCCACGACGAAGGAGTAGCAGCCGAAGGTGTCTCTCTGGAGGACGAGGGTGGTATCAACGGCATACATTCCACAGGTGAAGTGGGTAAAGTTATGGGCCCGGCGGTATGTCAATGCACCCTGCTTGTCGAGGGAATCcaaattgtttttgaaatatatagtGGGGCAGCAGTCCCTGTCATGGGTCTTTCCCAGTTTCAAGCCCTGTTTCCCAAAATCCCGTCGAGGAAATGTTATTTGAGACTAAAGCCTGCCTCAGGGGCAGAGTTGGGGGTAGAAGGGCAAGCCATGATTAGCGTCACCATCGGGAAAGTTAATCCGGGGGAAGAGAAGGTTTTTCGCTTGAGACTTTTTGTCATCAACTCAGAGCTCCCTTATTGGGAAGGGCATG TGTTTGATAGCAACAGACAGGCAAAAATTAGTTATTTCAAGGCCTACATGGTAATGAAGCCAGGGGTAGCCCCCATCTTCCGGAAGGCCTACGATGTGCCTTTCAAAATTAGAGATTGGGTGAAAGAAGAAATAGATAAGTTAGTGGAGCAGGGCATCTTCGAGCCCGTAAGGCACTCTCAATGGGCTAGCCCCCTGGTTGTAGACCCAAAGAAAAATGGAGAACTGCGGTTATGTATTGATTACAAAAGCACAGTAAACACAGTTATAGAATTAGATCAGTACCTACTCCCTAGATTAGATGATATTTTGAGCGGTTTATCAGGGGGAAAAGTATTTGTAACCCTGTCTGTCATGGATTCCGTGTTTCAGGGTGTAGAAGGCATCCAATGCTACATCGATGATGTAGTGATTGCAGGAAAAAGCCTGAGGAATGGCCAGGCAAAATCAGAGGCAGTTATGGCACGGCTTGACCGATATGGAATCCGGGTGAACTtggaaaaatgtgagtttttcaAACCTAGCATTAACTACCTAGAACACAAGATTGAGGAATCAGGCATTAGACCTATTGAAGGGAAGTTAAATGCAATCCTAAATTGTCCCAGACCCACTACTGTTCAGCAGTCAAAATCTTATTTGG ATGCACAAGTGCTAAGGAGAATTCTTGGTCCGAAAGTAGGCATCCCAACCTTGGCGGCCTCACGGCTGCAGAGATGGGCTATCATCCTCGCGGCTTACGACTACAATGTCATCTATAGAAAGACTGTAGAAAATGCTGACATGTTGTCTAGGTTACCCCTCCCCACAGAAATGATGGAGGACACAGAGTGTATAGTCCAAATTGAATCCCCCTTGAATACGTTAGAGATTCAGGTATCTACAGAGCAGGATACACCACTGCAAAAGGTGAAGACATATACCTTGTCAGGCTGGCCTGAACAGAACGAGGAGAGCCTGAAACCCTGCTTCATCCGTAGGTCAgagctgagtttatctcaaggATGCTTATGTTGGGGCAATAGAGTTGTTATTCCAGTAGCTTTAAGGGAATATGTCCTAAAACTTCTACACGAACAACATGTGGGCATTGCTAGGATGAAACTGTTGGCCCGATCTCAGGTATGGTGGCCGGGGATTGACAATGGCATTAAAGAGTTGGCTG GGTATGAAATCCTCATTTTGGTTGATAGCTTTTCCCAATGGATTGAAGCCGGGCCAATGAGCAACCCCAATGCACAAAGCACTATTAAAAAGTTAAGAGGGTTCATGGCCATGTTCGGTATCTCACTAGAGTTAGTCACGGATAACGGCCCTCCTTTTCAATCTAGTAAATTCATTGGGTTCTGTAGGGCAAATGGTATCAAGGTCACAAAAGGCCCCCCCTACCATCCCTCTTCTAATGGCCTGGCAGAACGAGGTGTCCGCACAGTTAAGGAGAGTCTCGGTAAACAGGTTGTGGAGATGTTGGTTAACCATTTTTCAGAGACTCCACGGGTCCTGACCAGAGATGAATTGGAAGGTATGATTATGAACTTTCTGGGAGTATATAGAAACACCCCAAATGCCATATCAAGGGTTACCCAAGCTTCCCTTATTCTTAAGCACCAACCGAGGTCGTTCTTATCCATGCTAAACCCCATCTTCAACAGAAGGGGTCTCATCTGGGGCAAGGCTGAGCCAGCAAAATCAGCGGGGATGGGAACCTTCCCAAAATTCTCCCTTTTTGGGGAAGTGTTGGTAAAGAATCCTAAAGCGGGTCTGTTACATTTTTTAAGGGGAGAAATAAAAGGGTGTTTGAGCAAGACTACTTACCAGGTCCGGCTTCCCACTGGGGAGAGAATGGTGCATGTTTACCAGCTGAAAAAGTTCACAGCTTCAAAAGCAAAACACCCACAGAAACTATCATCTGCCAACCACCTGTGGTGGACGCCGCTCCCAATAACTTCACCACCCCAACCGAATGGCCAGGGCAAAGAGAAAAGTGGCTATAATGGAATGAATTTGGCTGTGCGGACTCCACTGCCCGCAAAGGGTAGGCAGCCAGTGTGA
- the LOC124169549 gene encoding uncharacterized protein LOC124169549 — protein MGQLTSWITRDSSDTMHQESKRSYNTQLYGDAKRPVINISDQSLDAPTLSVLSKGLGFAPSPKAIPYIDFIVEIEPVIAKLPDYLAVKARAEVMVELDRAQPPQPNISKEEQDALDTLRRNEAVMVLPADKGNAIVLMNTKDYRKKVNDILRDGAYKKLPKDPTDSVARKTIKLIKFSGVPEGMISSLRPRAPAPPRLYGLPKIHEEGVTLTPIMSSIGSPTYNLEEYLAGLLSVHVDRCERHVKNSSEFVKNLSKIHLEDADVMVRLDVVSLFSQLPRDDTLKLLESRFDLEKVELFRHVFRSTYFKYDGEFYEMTDGLPMGSPLSPAVANFFMEYFEQKALAKAHWKPKCFLRSMNHTFIVWPHGDKHLETFLKSMNRQHPKIKFTMEKEKDEKIPFLDVLIHRRGDGTIGHSVYRDPNHSDLDLSGNSHHHPSQKTAIMSELILRAQSIADKESLPQELTYLVKTFRQNGFREEDISSTLRETLQSPKMTMDGQKPLARADIPFVSTVSREISRILKKFDIETHFHSVSTLKDQLVKAKDPCGLYTPGVYQIPCECGLVYIGRTAMTVATRVKEHQGHLRSRKKEKSAIAEHSILHDHAIQWDKTKVLHREGRDRERKIKESIEIRLAQNKFNRIKGDRLNDTWIPVLKKMQEERQIQETICKSKPN, from the coding sequence ATGGGCCAGTTGACCAGTTGGATAACCCGTGACTCCTCTGATACCATGCACCAGGAAAGCAAGAGATCGTACAACACACAACTCTACGGGGACGCTAAAAGGCCTGTAATCAACATATCCGATCAGAGTCTCGATGCACCTACTTTGTCAGTCCTGTCTAAAGGGTTGGGCTTCGCTCCATCCCCCAAAGCGATTCCATACATTGACTTTATTGTAGAAATAGAGCCGGTGATTGCAAAACTGCCTGATTATTTAGCAGTGAAAGCGAGAGCAGAGGTTATGGTTGAATTGGATAGGGCCCAGCCACCTCAGCCGAACATCTCCAAGGAAGAACAAGATGCCCTAGACACATTGCGGAGAAACGAGGCGGTGATGGTTTTGCCGGCTGACAAGGGAAACGCCATCGTTTTGATGAACACGAAGGACTACCGGAAGAAAGTCAATGATATCCTCCGCGACGGAGCCTATAAAAAGTTGCCCAAAGATCCCACTGACTCCGTTGCCAGGAAGACCATTAAATTGATTAAGTTTTCCGGTGTCCCAGAGGGAATGATTAGTAGTCTGAGGCCTCGAGCACCTGCACCACCAAGACTGTATGGGCTTCCTAAGATCCACGAGGAGGGTGTAACTCTGACACCGATCATGAGCTCTATCGGAAGTCCAACGTATAATCTGGAGGAATATCTCGCTGGACTTCTGTCCGTGCACGTTGACCGCTGCGAACGTCACGTCAAGAATTCCTCAGAGTTCGTGAAAAACCTATCCAAAATTCACCTGGAAGATGCCGACGTCATGGTCAGACTCGACGTAGTATCCCTGTTCTCACAGTTACCACGTGATGACACTTTAAAGTTGTTGGAATCCAGATTCGACTTGGAAAAGGTGGAACTCTTTCGCCACGTCTTTCGTTCGACGTATTTCAAGTACGACGGCGAATTCTACGAGATGACCGACGGATTGCCGATGGGATCACCTCTGTCCCCCGCAGTTGCCAActttttcatggaatattttgaGCAGAAAGCACTCGCTAAAGCCCATTGGAAGCCGAAATGCTTTTTACGGTCCATGAACCACACTTTCATAGTGTGGCCGCATGGAGATAAGCATCttgagacatttttgaaaagcatgAACCGTCAGCATCCCAAAATCAAGTTCACGATGGAGaaggaaaaggatgaaaaaattccGTTCCTTGACGTTCTCATCCATCGTAGAGGAGATGGGACAATTGGACACAGCGTATATCGGGATCCTAACCACAGCGACCTGGACCTGAGTGGAAACAGCCATCATCACCCCAGTCAAAAAACAGCGATCATGTCCGAACTCATTCTCAGGGCCCAGTCTATTGCAGACAAGGAAAGTCTCCCGCAAGAGCTGACTTACCTGGTAAAGACGTTTCGTCAAAATGGATTTCGTGAGGAAGACATCAGTTCGACCCTTAGGGAGACCCTCCAGAGTCCCAAGATGACCATGGATGGACAAAAACCTTTGGCTCGAGCTGACATACCATTCGTCTCCACAGTGTCTAGAGAAATCTCAAggattttaaaaaagtttgacATAGAGACTCATTTTCATTCTGTGTCTACTTTGAAGGACCAACTGGTGAAAGCCAAAGACCCATGTGGCCTCTACACTCCTGGAGTTTATCAGATACCCTGCGAATGCGGCCTGGTCTACATTGGGAGGACGGCGATGACTGTTGCGACCAGGGTCAAGGAACATCAGGGCCACTTAAGgtccagaaaaaaagaaaaatctgcCATCGCCGAGCACAGCATCCTCCACGATCACGCCATCCAGTGGGATAAGACGAAGGTACTCCACCGCGAGGGAAGAGACCgcgagaggaaaataaaagaatccaTCGAAATACGGCTTGCACAGAATAAGTTCAACCGCATAAAAGGAGACAGACTTAATGATACCTGGATACCTGtgctgaaaaaaatgcaagaagaGAGACAAATACAGGAAACTATCTGCAAATCGAAACCTAATTGA